The Erwinia sorbitola nucleotide sequence GCTTGAACAAATAACATTGAGAATGTGTCAAGGGTTCTGCGCCTGAAAGAGAATCCACGGAGGAAATCACGGTTGGTTCAACCCCCTGTTCCCGCAGCGCATTTTCCATTAATCGGTCAAAGTTGGTTGTGAGGATGACCCGAATATGGCCTGAGCGAACAAGCCTGGCAATGGCCTGATGTGCTGGCGTGGGTAATTTTTTACCCTCTTCTTTTTCTTCTTCATTCGGCTCAATGTAGTTGTGCAAAATAGAGCGGCGTTCAGCAGGCGAAATCGTCAGGTCTTCTAATAGTTTTGAGTAGTCGGGTTCGTTACCTGTTTTGTCACGGTACCATTGCGCCCAGTCCGTTTGTTCTTCAACGTCCTGCGCGGCGGCAATGCGTTTGATGAGATCGAGAGTGATTTCCCAGCCCGTGGGTATTTGTGCCGTTCGGGATAACCCAGAACCTAAAAGAACAGCAAAAACCCCTTTATTTTCGTGAACGGAGAAAGCGAGCTGGGTGAGTGGATCGGTGCTTAAGAGCGTCATTGTGGTTACTCTCCGATAGGCTAGATTTATAACAATCATTACGTTACATTTTTTAACCTAACTTTCAAATCCTCATTTCTGTTTGTTTGCTGCTTTTCCACTTTTCCACTTTTCCACTTTTCCCGGCTCACCCTGTGCTTTTTCCTTACAGTAGTGAATGATGAAACCTGCTTGCCTGGTTCTTTCCATATTGCTGGTATCCACTCAGGCCACGGCATCTATTGTAGATTTTTATCCTTCAGGAATTTACTCACCAAATCAGCAATCTGCACATTATTTAAATCAGAGAACGGGAAGTGGGTATTCCCTTTGATTCCCACTTCAGGCAGATGCGTCACAGTGACATCCCCGCCATGCTTGTTCACCACGTCACGCCACTCACGAGCCATCGCCAGACGTACGCGCCAGCTGTCCTGCGCGGGCATGGCTACAGGTTTTTCCGGTATGTTATCGCCGTAAATAATCAGAATCGGGATTTTGGTCAGTGCCATAAACTGCTCCATCGGCACAGGCTCACCCTTCAGCGTGTCGAACGCGCTTGGCATAGGGGCTGGGAGTTCTTTTTCGGGGAAGACAAAGCTGCTGCCAGGCTCAAAGGCGACAATGGCTTTGACCTTGTCATTTTTCATCGCCGTGTACCAGCCTGGTCCGCCACCCTGAGAGTGGGTGAAGAGGATAGCGGGGCCGGATTTATCCACGACGGCCGACATCGCATCAGAGATGACATTGATATCAAACGGCCCGGTATTCGGGGTCATCTGACGGAAATACTGGTTCAGTGCTTCTTTGTCGTGAGAGAACTGAACGCCTTTAAAATACTCTGGCCACACGCCAACGCGGAACTGGTTGAACCACATCTGTTCATCCGGTTTAGGCGTAACGGTACCTTCTACCGTCGTGCGCCCGGCGCTGCCCCGGCGTGGCTGATCGACAAGATAGGTTGAGAACCCGCGACGCAGGAAGATGTTCTGGAACCCTTCGCGACCATCCGGGGTACTTTCCCAGGTACGGGAGAACTGACCGGCGCCATGCAGCATGACGATAGGGTACTTATGCGGATTCTCCGGGATTTGGTAGAACACCGACGCATGATCGCCATGCCAGGTTTGACCAGCAGAGTCCAGCGGCTTTTTCGCATCAAATTTCCCAGGGGCGGTGATGATAGTGCCACCAGCAGAAAAGCTTCCCTGTTCCTGAATGACCAGCGGCTCGGCGTATACCGACTGAGCTACC carries:
- a CDS encoding alpha/beta hydrolase — translated: MKTILKTLAICVMAGGLVAQSVYAEPLVIQEQGSFSAGGTIITAPGKFDAKKPLDSAGQTWHGDHASVFYQIPENPHKYPIVMLHGAGQFSRTWESTPDGREGFQNIFLRRGFSTYLVDQPRRGSAGRTTVEGTVTPKPDEQMWFNQFRVGVWPEYFKGVQFSHDKEALNQYFRQMTPNTGPFDINVISDAMSAVVDKSGPAILFTHSQGGGPGWYTAMKNDKVKAIVAFEPGSSFVFPEKELPAPMPSAFDTLKGEPVPMEQFMALTKIPILIIYGDNIPEKPVAMPAQDSWRVRLAMAREWRDVVNKHGGDVTVTHLPEVGIKGNTHFPFSDLNNVQIADLVSKFLKDKNLQ